One genomic window of Geodermatophilus sp. DSM 44513 includes the following:
- a CDS encoding ABC transporter permease: MSESTAVRVEVDSADPSARRRSPWQVLATNRSVVVNGTFVAVFVVGVVLAASTSEVFLSQANLTNLVRQMVTTGLLSAGLLVVILTGGIDLSVGSVVGLCGLLFAGLVSGLPLPLALLLALCAGVAVGLVNGTLVARFGLAPFVVTLAALTTVRGLTYVYSETPITPESPAFLVLGSASVGPLPLAALVMVAVFALIWVLLARTPAGRALFAIGGNREAVRLAGIDVRRHLVLAYAISGACAALAGVILASRVGIAQPSVGVGFELDAIAACVIGGASLAGGRGSIWATLGGVVLLALIDNLLNLYDVQSFWQQVLKGLIIIGVILLRRGEQVRSP, from the coding sequence ATGAGCGAGAGCACCGCAGTCCGCGTCGAGGTCGACAGCGCGGACCCGTCCGCCCGCCGGCGGTCGCCGTGGCAGGTCCTCGCCACGAACCGCTCCGTCGTCGTGAACGGGACCTTCGTCGCCGTGTTCGTGGTGGGCGTGGTGCTCGCCGCGTCGACGAGCGAGGTGTTCCTCAGCCAGGCGAACCTCACCAACCTCGTCCGGCAGATGGTCACCACCGGGTTGCTCAGCGCCGGTCTGCTCGTCGTCATCCTCACCGGCGGCATCGACCTGTCGGTCGGGTCGGTCGTCGGCCTGTGCGGTCTGCTGTTCGCCGGGCTGGTGTCCGGGCTCCCGCTGCCGCTGGCCCTGCTGCTCGCGCTCTGCGCCGGGGTGGCGGTCGGGCTGGTCAACGGCACGCTCGTCGCCCGCTTCGGCCTGGCGCCCTTCGTCGTCACGCTGGCCGCGCTGACGACGGTGCGGGGGCTGACCTACGTGTACTCCGAGACGCCGATCACCCCCGAGTCACCGGCGTTCCTCGTCCTCGGCTCCGCGTCCGTGGGGCCGCTCCCGCTGGCCGCCCTGGTCATGGTCGCCGTCTTCGCGCTGATCTGGGTGCTGCTCGCCCGCACCCCGGCCGGTCGCGCCCTGTTCGCCATCGGGGGCAACCGGGAGGCGGTGCGCCTGGCCGGCATCGACGTGCGCCGCCACCTGGTGCTGGCCTACGCGATCAGCGGGGCGTGTGCGGCACTGGCCGGCGTCATCCTGGCCTCCCGCGTCGGGATCGCCCAGCCGAGCGTGGGCGTCGGCTTCGAGCTCGATGCCATCGCGGCCTGCGTGATCGGCGGCGCCAGCCTCGCCGGGGGGCGCGGCAGCATCTGGGCCACCCTCGGCGGCGTCGTCCTGCTCGCGCTGATCGACAACCTGCTGAACCTCTACGACGTGCAGAGCTTCTGGCAGCAGGTGCTCAAGGGCTTGATCATCATCGGCGTCATCCTGCTGCGCCGCGGCGAGCAGGTGCGGTCGCCATGA
- a CDS encoding sugar ABC transporter ATP-binding protein: MRLVVEDVHKSYAGVEVLHGITLDGHAGEVLAISGANGAGKSTLINILSGATPLDRGRISIDGHPVVLRSPHDAHSAGIRTVHQELSLVPQVSITENLLLGELPTRRSGVVDWRAAHARARELLTRVGFGDVDPRRALSELSVAQQQLVEIAKALTSEPRVLILDEPSAVLAGEHLDRLFEVVDDLRRRGVLVLYVSHRLGEVMQLADRVSVIKDGRLVSTVPTAETSEDEIVRAMAGRRLDQVYPDRDRAAGAPVLRVRGLTRTGAFEDVTLTVGEGEVVGVFGLVGSGRSEVAHCIFGAEPATSGTVEVGGSPVVLRSPRQAIAAGVALVTEDRKRTGLVLPMTVQDNTTLATMRAVRRRGLLDRRRQRAVVDDAVRRLDVRPARPTMPVVQLSGGNQQKVVLAKWLLTQPRVLILDEPTRGVDMAARVEIYRLIDEQTRSGLGVLLISSDLTEVLGASDRVLVMHEGRVVGERRPDDTDEDELLALAVGVAA, from the coding sequence GTGAGGCTCGTCGTCGAGGACGTGCACAAGTCCTACGCGGGCGTCGAGGTGCTGCACGGGATCACCCTGGACGGGCACGCCGGCGAGGTGCTGGCCATCTCCGGCGCCAACGGCGCGGGCAAGTCCACGCTGATCAACATCCTGTCCGGCGCCACGCCGCTGGACCGGGGTCGGATCAGCATCGACGGCCACCCCGTGGTGCTGCGCAGCCCGCACGACGCCCACTCCGCCGGGATCCGGACGGTGCACCAGGAGCTGAGTCTCGTCCCGCAGGTCAGCATCACCGAGAACCTGCTGCTGGGCGAGTTGCCCACCCGCCGGTCCGGCGTGGTCGACTGGCGGGCGGCGCACGCCCGGGCCCGCGAGCTGCTCACGCGTGTCGGCTTCGGCGACGTGGACCCCCGGCGGGCCCTCAGCGAGCTCTCCGTCGCCCAGCAGCAGCTCGTCGAGATCGCCAAGGCGCTCACCTCGGAGCCGAGGGTCCTCATCCTCGACGAACCGTCCGCCGTGCTCGCGGGGGAACACCTGGACCGGTTGTTCGAGGTCGTCGACGACCTCCGGCGCCGCGGCGTGCTGGTGCTCTACGTCTCCCACCGGCTGGGCGAGGTGATGCAGCTGGCCGACCGGGTGAGCGTCATCAAGGACGGGCGGCTGGTCTCGACCGTGCCGACCGCCGAGACGAGCGAGGACGAGATCGTCCGCGCGATGGCCGGCCGACGCCTCGACCAGGTCTACCCGGATCGTGACCGCGCGGCGGGGGCCCCGGTGCTCCGCGTGCGTGGCCTCACCCGCACGGGCGCCTTCGAGGACGTCACGCTCACCGTGGGGGAGGGCGAGGTCGTGGGCGTCTTCGGCCTGGTCGGCAGCGGGCGCAGCGAGGTCGCGCACTGCATCTTCGGTGCCGAGCCCGCGACGTCGGGCACCGTGGAGGTCGGCGGCTCACCGGTGGTGCTGCGCTCCCCGCGCCAGGCCATCGCCGCAGGCGTCGCGCTGGTGACGGAGGACCGCAAGCGCACCGGTCTGGTGCTGCCGATGACGGTGCAGGACAACACCACGCTGGCGACCATGCGGGCCGTGCGCCGCCGCGGGCTGCTCGACCGCCGCCGCCAGCGGGCCGTGGTCGACGACGCGGTCCGCCGGCTGGACGTCCGCCCGGCCCGCCCGACGATGCCCGTGGTGCAGCTCAGCGGCGGGAACCAGCAGAAGGTCGTCCTCGCCAAGTGGCTGCTCACCCAGCCGCGGGTGCTCATCCTCGACGAGCCGACCCGCGGGGTGGACATGGCCGCACGGGTGGAGATCTACCGGCTGATCGACGAGCAGACGCGGTCCGGGCTGGGGGTCCTGTTGATCTCCTCGGACCTCACCGAGGTGCTGGGCGCCAGCGACCGCGTGCTCGTCATGCACGAGGGCCGCGTGGTGGGCGAGCGCCGGCCCGACGACACCGACGAGGACGAGCTCCTCGCGCTGGCCGTGGGGGTGGCGGCATGA
- a CDS encoding aldehyde dehydrogenase family protein, with amino-acid sequence MTMLSEGAAIDDVSPLEITNPANGAVLGEMPVATPEQRQAAVDGAQHGRRAMAAMAPHERAGLLLRIAQAVEERGEELSTLLAAENGKPIRQTREEVKAAVRIFRGFAAEATRVFGRQIPLGAVPGLERHLAVTVRGPVGVVAAVVPFNYPVELYAHKAAAALAGGNAVLVKPPEKCPLALLEIARIVEEAGAPPGAHQVVTGGADAARFLASSPGIQLVSLTGSTDAGRALAALAADTLKKLHLELGGNDAMIVCADADLEKAAEAVVLGRLARGNGQICCAVKRVYVDRRVHDDFADALRARATGLVVADQLDEGTDVGPLITRDAAVTVELAVSQALNRGARRLVGGDRDGAFFHPTVLVDVTPDEESVAEEVFGPVVPLLRVEDPESAVELTNDSPYGLQAAVFTRDVQRAFSLASRLEVGSVVINGSTALRAENLPFGGGKMTGGAREGLHDTLLDMTEQKNIIVMDALS; translated from the coding sequence ATGACGATGCTCAGCGAGGGCGCTGCGATCGACGACGTCAGCCCCCTGGAGATCACGAACCCCGCGAACGGCGCCGTCCTGGGCGAGATGCCGGTCGCCACCCCCGAGCAGCGACAGGCGGCCGTCGACGGCGCGCAGCACGGTCGCCGCGCCATGGCGGCCATGGCGCCGCACGAGCGGGCCGGGTTGCTGCTGCGCATCGCGCAGGCCGTCGAGGAGCGCGGCGAGGAACTCAGCACGCTGCTGGCCGCGGAGAACGGCAAGCCGATCCGGCAGACCCGCGAGGAGGTGAAGGCGGCGGTGCGGATCTTCCGCGGCTTCGCCGCCGAGGCCACCCGCGTCTTCGGCCGCCAGATCCCGCTCGGCGCCGTGCCGGGATTGGAGCGCCACCTGGCCGTCACCGTCCGCGGGCCCGTGGGCGTGGTGGCCGCGGTGGTGCCCTTCAACTACCCCGTCGAGCTGTACGCGCACAAGGCCGCCGCCGCCCTCGCCGGCGGCAACGCGGTGCTGGTCAAGCCACCGGAGAAGTGCCCGCTCGCTCTGCTGGAGATCGCCCGCATCGTCGAGGAGGCGGGCGCCCCGCCCGGAGCGCACCAGGTGGTCACCGGTGGCGCCGACGCGGCGCGCTTCCTGGCCAGCAGCCCGGGCATCCAGCTGGTGAGCCTCACCGGGAGCACCGACGCCGGGCGGGCACTGGCGGCCCTGGCCGCCGACACGCTCAAGAAGCTGCACCTGGAGCTGGGCGGCAACGACGCGATGATCGTCTGCGCCGACGCCGACCTCGAGAAGGCCGCCGAGGCCGTCGTCCTCGGTCGGCTGGCACGCGGCAACGGGCAGATCTGCTGCGCGGTGAAGCGCGTGTACGTCGACCGCCGCGTGCACGACGACTTCGCCGACGCCCTGCGCGCCCGGGCGACCGGGCTCGTCGTCGCGGACCAGTTGGACGAGGGCACCGACGTCGGTCCGCTGATCACCCGGGACGCCGCCGTCACGGTCGAGCTGGCGGTGAGCCAGGCGCTGAATCGAGGTGCCCGCCGCCTGGTCGGCGGCGACCGGGACGGTGCCTTCTTCCACCCCACCGTGCTGGTCGACGTCACCCCCGACGAGGAGAGCGTCGCCGAGGAGGTCTTCGGCCCGGTCGTGCCGCTGCTGCGGGTCGAGGACCCGGAGTCCGCCGTCGAGCTGACCAACGACTCCCCCTACGGGTTGCAGGCTGCCGTCTTCACGCGGGACGTGCAGCGGGCCTTCTCGCTGGCGTCCCGGCTCGAGGTCGGCAGCGTCGTCATCAACGGCTCGACGGCACTGCGGGCGGAGAACCTGCCCTTCGGCGGCGGGAAGATGACCGGCGGGGCGCGCGAGGGCCTGCACGACACGCTGCTGGACATGACCGAGCAGAAGAACATCATCGTGATGGACGCCCTCTCGTGA
- a CDS encoding IclR family transcriptional regulator, whose translation MTARYELCHSPHQSKYSKEVRETRMHNTGVSQSVERAFELLEHVAAAGPAGISLADLAATVPTAKSTTHRYAATLLQIGVLERAPMGRLRLGLGLVTLASSYLADHDVRAAAEPALRQLVELTNETVHLGVPSGSDIVYIAKVESPQSVRLVSRVGARVAMHCSAMGKTVLAHLSPQRRAELLTEPLPLRTERTLVGDALLEELQRVRAQGFAIDDEENELGVRCLGVPILDADGEPVAAVSISAPASRMSHEKYCAIAAQVRSIVAGIPLTGGLAPTPVHHLADRPVGARLRPAAAVSTAAAVTDEE comes from the coding sequence TTGACGGCCCGTTATGAGCTGTGCCACAGTCCACATCAGTCGAAATACTCGAAAGAAGTTCGAGAAACTCGAATGCACAACACCGGGGTATCGCAGAGCGTCGAGCGGGCCTTCGAGCTGCTGGAGCACGTCGCAGCCGCCGGCCCGGCGGGCATCTCCTTGGCTGACCTCGCGGCGACGGTGCCGACCGCCAAGAGCACCACCCACCGTTACGCCGCGACGCTGCTCCAGATCGGGGTCCTGGAGCGCGCACCGATGGGCCGCCTGCGCCTGGGACTGGGCCTGGTGACCCTCGCCAGCTCCTATCTCGCCGACCACGACGTGCGCGCAGCGGCTGAACCGGCTCTGCGCCAGTTGGTCGAGCTGACGAACGAGACGGTGCACCTGGGCGTCCCGTCGGGGTCCGACATCGTCTACATCGCCAAGGTCGAGAGCCCGCAGTCCGTCCGCCTGGTCTCGCGGGTGGGTGCCCGCGTCGCCATGCACTGCAGCGCCATGGGCAAGACCGTGCTGGCCCACCTCTCCCCCCAGCGTCGGGCCGAGCTCCTGACCGAGCCGCTGCCCCTCCGCACCGAACGGACGCTGGTCGGCGACGCCCTGCTGGAGGAGCTGCAGCGTGTGCGAGCGCAGGGGTTCGCCATCGACGACGAGGAGAACGAGCTGGGCGTGCGGTGCCTCGGGGTGCCGATCCTCGACGCTGACGGCGAACCGGTCGCCGCAGTCAGCATCTCGGCGCCCGCGTCACGGATGAGTCACGAGAAGTACTGCGCCATCGCCGCGCAGGTCCGCTCGATCGTGGCCGGCATCCCGCTCACCGGGGGGCTCGCGCCCACCCCGGTCCACCACCTGGCCGATCGACCGGTGGGCGCACGTCTGCGTCCCGCCGCCGCTGTGAGCACCGCTGCCGCGGTCACCGACGAGGAGTAG
- a CDS encoding DUF4240 domain-containing protein, with the protein MHVEEFWALIDAARAGLDTTDPPSAVEEQVDALRVLLDDLTDARLLAFQQRVSEQTARADDWRLWAAGYLAAGGMSDDAFDDFRLWLVLQGRETFERLLTRPDLLADVPWDDGGGAFSAAEELGHLVEEILRGRGTDAGDALVPAAPASRPCRDPFDEQDDEWSSRVFPRLSARLAVAADALGHHPDPSPTAGDVPDLPTTPRDAGFPQAVEPVEPLLAAALYERGHLHPHDRPMLAAHWLAEDRGGEAVLELASMRGHEPDTAAAAHGADPPEERGAVIGWS; encoded by the coding sequence GTGCACGTCGAGGAGTTCTGGGCGCTGATCGATGCCGCGCGCGCCGGCCTCGACACCACTGACCCCCCGTCGGCTGTCGAGGAGCAGGTCGACGCCCTACGCGTCCTGCTCGACGACCTCACCGACGCCCGCTTGCTGGCCTTCCAGCAGCGGGTCTCCGAGCAGACCGCCCGGGCGGACGACTGGCGGCTGTGGGCGGCCGGCTACCTGGCTGCGGGCGGGATGAGCGACGACGCGTTCGACGACTTCCGGCTCTGGCTGGTCCTCCAGGGCCGGGAGACGTTCGAACGCCTGCTCACCCGTCCCGATCTCCTGGCCGACGTGCCCTGGGACGACGGGGGCGGAGCCTTCTCCGCGGCTGAGGAGCTCGGCCACCTGGTCGAGGAGATCCTGAGGGGCCGCGGCACCGATGCCGGCGACGCCCTGGTCCCGGCCGCCCCGGCCAGCCGACCGTGCCGGGATCCCTTCGACGAACAGGACGACGAGTGGTCCAGCCGGGTGTTCCCCCGGTTGTCGGCCCGTCTGGCTGTGGCGGCCGACGCGCTGGGCCACCACCCCGACCCGTCCCCGACCGCAGGTGACGTCCCGGACCTGCCCACGACACCGCGGGACGCGGGGTTCCCGCAGGCCGTCGAACCAGTGGAGCCCCTGCTGGCGGCCGCCCTGTACGAGCGCGGACACCTGCACCCGCACGACCGTCCCATGCTGGCGGCCCACTGGCTGGCGGAGGACCGCGGCGGCGAGGCCGTCCTGGAACTGGCCTCGATGCGCGGCCACGAACCCGACACCGCGGCGGCCGCGCACGGCGCCGACCCCCCGGAGGAGCGCGGCGCGGTGATCGGCTGGTCGTAG
- a CDS encoding CoxG family protein, producing the protein MKLDGSAVLHADPERVWAVLTDPEVLARTIPGCQTLEAVGEDSYRLDVSAGVGAIRGTYAGEVHLTDQQPPTSYVMHASGAGAPGQVRATVRIELAPAEDSSTVLTWSADAVVGGPVAGVGQRMISGVAKRTAAQFFTAVDAELTGTVVPIASAPSAAAAARTDAGAPEPRVFTGRAGVPAGTPGDLRTLALGAVGGSLLTLVGVAVGWLLGRRA; encoded by the coding sequence GTGAAGCTGGACGGCTCCGCGGTGCTGCACGCCGACCCCGAGCGGGTGTGGGCGGTGCTCACCGACCCGGAGGTGCTGGCGCGCACCATCCCGGGGTGCCAGACGCTCGAGGCGGTGGGTGAGGACTCCTACCGGCTGGACGTGTCGGCCGGCGTGGGCGCGATCCGCGGGACCTACGCCGGGGAGGTGCACCTGACCGACCAGCAGCCGCCGACGTCCTACGTGATGCACGCGTCCGGCGCCGGGGCCCCGGGGCAGGTGCGGGCCACGGTGCGCATCGAGCTGGCGCCGGCCGAGGACTCCTCGACCGTGCTGACCTGGTCGGCCGACGCGGTGGTGGGCGGCCCGGTGGCCGGGGTGGGGCAGCGGATGATCAGCGGCGTGGCCAAGCGGACGGCCGCGCAGTTCTTCACCGCGGTGGACGCCGAGCTGACCGGCACCGTCGTGCCGATCGCGTCGGCCCCGTCGGCGGCCGCGGCGGCCCGGACGGACGCCGGGGCGCCCGAACCGCGGGTGTTCACCGGACGCGCCGGCGTCCCCGCGGGAACGCCCGGCGACCTGCGCACCCTGGCGCTGGGCGCCGTCGGCGGCAGTCTGCTCACTCTGGTCGGCGTCGCTGTCGGCTGGCTGCTGGGTCGCCGCGCCTGA
- the cutA gene encoding aerobic carbon-monoxide dehydrogenase large subunit → MTTKLFGEPVRRREDARLVTGRGRYLDDIGAGALAAAFVRSPHAHARVLDVDVDAALDVEGLVAVYTYEDLTGPLAEPLPVLIPHPQLHAPRTGYPLANGEVNHVGEPVVMVVATDRYVAEDAAERIVVTYEELPAVVGVDAARAARACVHEEIPDNVAAVHHQETGDVEGALRRSGRTLSFTQYVERSACMPLEGKGVHARWDADDSSLRVHTSTQASTSVRAAIAAKLQLPLDQVEVVAPDVGGGFGVKIVHPWPEELLVPMAAIALGREVKWAEDRREHFISSAHERQQRQEVRVGFDDDGRLTALDVHIWHDNGAYTPYGIIVPIVTATQLVGPYVVPTYRVRVESVYTNTVIVTPYRGAGRPQGCFAMERTMDRIADVLGLDRAEVRRRNLITPDQFPYDHHLTFQDGRPVVYDSGDYPGLLGKLEALVGWSTVEELRADAAARGKLLGAGMALYVEGTGPGPYEGGHVQVLGSGKVLVSTGLTSQGQGHETVFAQIVASELGVPIEDVEVTTGDTRRFGYAVGTFASRAAVMSGNAVALAARGVRAKALRIAAEVLEAEPDDLEIDEGVVQVRGTPGASIPLRTVAVLSNPLRYAFDEAAKQATQFATHDDSRPPVAPGDAPGLEHRDYFSPLRSTFASGAHAAVVEVDPQTWEIDVVTYAVVHDCGNVVNPMIVEGQVHGGVAQGVGGALYERMAYDADGQLQNASFMDFLMPYASEVPDVVIDHQQTPSPLNPLGIKGAGEAGVIPGSAALASAIEDAVGRRITSMPISPTELYDLVRSETAERTAASLRRAGAPA, encoded by the coding sequence GTGACGACCAAGCTGTTCGGTGAGCCGGTCCGCCGGCGGGAGGACGCGCGGCTGGTCACCGGCCGCGGCCGCTACCTCGACGACATCGGCGCGGGCGCGCTCGCCGCCGCGTTCGTGCGCAGCCCGCACGCGCACGCCCGCGTGCTCGACGTCGACGTGGACGCCGCCCTCGACGTCGAGGGCCTGGTCGCGGTCTACACCTACGAGGACCTCACCGGCCCGCTGGCCGAGCCGCTGCCGGTGCTCATACCGCACCCGCAGCTGCACGCGCCGCGGACCGGCTACCCGCTGGCCAACGGCGAGGTCAACCACGTCGGTGAGCCGGTGGTCATGGTGGTCGCCACCGACCGGTACGTCGCCGAGGACGCCGCCGAGCGGATCGTAGTCACCTACGAGGAGCTGCCCGCGGTCGTCGGGGTGGACGCCGCCCGCGCGGCGCGGGCCTGCGTGCACGAGGAGATCCCGGACAACGTCGCCGCCGTCCACCACCAGGAGACCGGGGACGTCGAGGGGGCACTGCGCCGCTCAGGCCGGACGCTGTCGTTCACCCAGTACGTCGAGCGCAGCGCGTGCATGCCGCTGGAGGGCAAGGGCGTGCACGCCCGCTGGGACGCCGACGACTCCTCGCTGCGGGTGCACACCAGCACCCAGGCCTCCACCTCGGTGCGGGCGGCGATCGCGGCGAAGCTGCAGCTCCCGCTGGACCAGGTGGAGGTGGTCGCCCCGGACGTCGGCGGCGGCTTCGGCGTGAAGATCGTGCACCCGTGGCCGGAGGAGCTGCTGGTGCCGATGGCCGCGATCGCGCTCGGCCGCGAGGTGAAGTGGGCCGAGGACCGCCGCGAGCACTTCATCTCCAGCGCCCACGAGCGCCAGCAGCGGCAGGAGGTCCGCGTCGGGTTCGACGACGACGGCCGGCTCACCGCGCTGGACGTGCACATCTGGCACGACAACGGCGCGTACACGCCCTACGGGATCATCGTGCCGATCGTGACCGCCACCCAGCTGGTCGGCCCGTACGTGGTCCCGACGTACCGGGTGCGGGTGGAGAGCGTCTACACGAACACGGTCATCGTCACCCCCTACCGCGGGGCCGGTCGGCCGCAGGGCTGCTTCGCGATGGAGCGGACGATGGACCGCATCGCCGACGTCCTCGGCCTGGACCGCGCCGAGGTCCGCCGGCGCAACCTGATCACCCCGGACCAGTTCCCCTACGACCACCACCTCACGTTCCAGGACGGCCGGCCGGTGGTCTACGACTCCGGCGACTACCCAGGGCTCCTCGGGAAGCTCGAGGCGCTGGTCGGCTGGTCCACGGTCGAGGAGCTGCGGGCCGACGCCGCGGCACGCGGGAAGCTGCTCGGCGCCGGGATGGCGCTGTACGTCGAGGGCACCGGGCCCGGCCCGTACGAGGGCGGCCACGTGCAGGTGCTGGGCAGCGGCAAGGTGCTGGTGTCGACCGGCCTGACCAGCCAAGGCCAGGGGCACGAGACGGTGTTCGCCCAGATCGTGGCCTCCGAGCTCGGGGTGCCGATCGAGGACGTCGAGGTGACCACCGGCGACACCCGCCGCTTCGGCTACGCGGTGGGCACCTTCGCCTCCCGCGCGGCGGTGATGAGCGGCAACGCGGTGGCGCTGGCCGCCCGCGGGGTGCGGGCCAAGGCACTGCGGATCGCCGCGGAGGTGCTGGAGGCCGAGCCGGACGACCTGGAGATCGACGAGGGCGTGGTGCAGGTGCGCGGCACGCCGGGGGCGTCGATCCCGCTGCGCACGGTTGCGGTGCTGTCCAACCCGCTGCGCTACGCCTTCGACGAGGCGGCGAAGCAGGCCACCCAGTTCGCCACGCACGACGACTCGAGGCCGCCGGTGGCCCCCGGGGACGCGCCGGGCCTGGAGCACCGCGACTACTTCTCCCCGCTGCGCTCGACGTTCGCCTCCGGCGCGCACGCGGCGGTCGTGGAGGTCGACCCGCAGACGTGGGAGATCGACGTCGTCACCTACGCGGTGGTGCACGACTGCGGCAACGTGGTGAACCCGATGATCGTCGAGGGGCAGGTGCACGGCGGCGTGGCGCAGGGCGTGGGCGGGGCGCTGTACGAGCGGATGGCCTACGACGCCGACGGGCAGCTGCAGAACGCCTCGTTCATGGACTTCCTGATGCCCTACGCCTCCGAGGTGCCCGACGTTGTGATCGACCACCAGCAGACGCCCTCGCCGCTCAACCCGCTGGGCATCAAGGGCGCCGGCGAGGCCGGGGTCATCCCGGGGTCGGCGGCGCTGGCGTCGGCCATCGAGGACGCGGTGGGCCGGCGGATCACCTCGATGCCGATCTCCCCCACCGAGCTGTACGACCTGGTGCGCTCGGAGACCGCGGAGCGGACGGCGGCGTCGCTGCGCCGGGCGGGGGCCCCGGCGTGA
- a CDS encoding (2Fe-2S)-binding protein, whose translation MSTAPDAERTVRLTVNGVPREATVPVRRVLADALRDDLGLTGTHVGCAHGVCGSCTVLVDGDPVRSCLVLAVQVHGAAVTTVEGLARDDGRGGQVLHPVQEAFRECHALQCGFCTPGFLVTIAAGLEARDRSAEITDEDVEDLVGGNLCRCTGYANIKKAVRHAAATMREGERP comes from the coding sequence GTGAGCACTGCTCCCGACGCCGAGCGCACCGTCCGGCTGACCGTGAACGGCGTCCCGCGGGAGGCCACCGTGCCGGTGCGCCGGGTGCTGGCCGACGCGCTGCGCGACGACCTCGGCCTGACCGGCACGCACGTCGGCTGCGCGCACGGGGTGTGCGGCTCGTGCACCGTGCTGGTCGACGGCGACCCGGTGCGCTCCTGCCTGGTGCTCGCCGTGCAGGTCCACGGCGCCGCGGTCACCACGGTGGAGGGGCTGGCCCGCGACGACGGGCGGGGCGGGCAGGTGCTGCACCCGGTGCAGGAGGCGTTCCGCGAGTGCCACGCGCTGCAGTGCGGCTTCTGCACCCCTGGCTTCCTGGTCACCATCGCCGCCGGGTTGGAGGCCCGCGACCGGTCGGCGGAGATCACCGACGAGGACGTCGAGGACCTCGTGGGCGGCAACCTCTGCCGGTGCACCGGCTACGCGAACATCAAGAAGGCCGTGCGGCACGCGGCGGCGACGATGCGGGAGGGGGAACGGCCGTGA
- a CDS encoding xanthine dehydrogenase family protein subunit M has translation MKPAPFRYADPGSVAEALEVLAAEEGAKVLAGGQSLLPLLSMRLAAPAVLVDLNRVPGLDAVEATADGVRVGALVRHAGLLAHAGAAEVQPLLTRATANVAHPAIRNRGTTVGSIAHADPSGEMTAVLALTGGSVTVAEPSGERTVGWRDLFVGPLETSLSAAAVVTSAWFPALPPRSGTAFAEVSRRRGDYAVCGGGVVVTLDADRRVAAVRAAYVSVGLVPEVHDLTEAVAGSPVEDADWAAAGALARTLVDPDGDLHASADYRRLLVGVLTERTLATAGAEAAARAAA, from the coding sequence GTGAAGCCCGCCCCCTTCCGGTACGCCGACCCCGGCTCGGTCGCCGAGGCGCTCGAGGTGCTCGCCGCCGAGGAGGGTGCCAAGGTGCTCGCCGGCGGCCAGTCGCTGCTGCCGCTGCTGTCGATGCGGCTCGCCGCGCCCGCGGTGCTGGTCGACCTGAACCGGGTGCCCGGCCTGGACGCCGTCGAGGCAACCGCGGACGGCGTGCGGGTCGGGGCGCTGGTCCGGCACGCGGGGCTGCTGGCCCACGCCGGGGCCGCAGAGGTGCAGCCCCTGCTGACCCGGGCGACGGCCAACGTCGCCCACCCGGCGATCCGCAACCGGGGCACCACGGTCGGCTCCATCGCGCACGCCGACCCCTCCGGGGAGATGACCGCGGTGCTCGCGCTGACCGGCGGCTCGGTCACCGTGGCCGAGCCGTCCGGGGAGCGCACCGTCGGCTGGCGGGACCTGTTCGTCGGCCCGCTGGAGACCTCGCTGTCGGCCGCCGCCGTGGTCACCTCCGCCTGGTTCCCCGCGCTGCCGCCGCGGTCGGGCACCGCCTTCGCCGAGGTGTCCCGCCGCCGGGGCGACTACGCGGTGTGCGGCGGGGGTGTCGTCGTCACCCTGGACGCCGACCGCCGCGTCGCCGCCGTCCGCGCCGCCTACGTCTCCGTGGGCCTGGTCCCCGAGGTGCACGACCTCACCGAGGCGGTGGCCGGGTCGCCGGTGGAGGACGCCGACTGGGCGGCCGCCGGCGCGCTGGCCCGCACGCTGGTCGACCCGGACGGCGACCTGCACGCCAGCGCGGACTACCGCCGGCTGCTGGTCGGCGTGCTGACCGAGCGGACGCTGGCCACCGCCGGTGCCGAGGCCGCCGCCAGGGCCGCCGCGTGA